The following are encoded in a window of Heliangelus exortis chromosome 9, bHelExo1.hap1, whole genome shotgun sequence genomic DNA:
- the BCHE gene encoding cholinesterase isoform X1, with protein sequence MQRKQQQDRKISSRGIMTWRNGRDLYTRFLLWFLLLHTLVRKVMAEENIIATKKGRVRGMNLQVLGGTVTAFLGIPYGQPPLGRLRFQKPLPRETWSDVWDATKHGNSCYQVIDTTYPGFPGTEMWNPKTNLSEDCLYLNVWVPSPRPKNATVMVWIYGGGFETGSTSLPVYDGKFLARVERVIVVSMNYRTSAFGFLALPGNPEAPGNAGLFDQRLALQWVQENIAAFGGNPKSVTLFGESAGAASVNYHILSPGSHPLFTRAIMQSGSANAPWAVVTASEARNRTVTLAKQLQCPTSNETELVLCLQDKDPKAIMQNEHFWEMYDSLFRVFFCPTVDGDFLSDMPGKLIEDGHFKQTQILIGVNKDEGSAFLEPKVPGFSKDGDGLINKTQFEAALTLAFPQASQLAIESIIFQYTDWENEEKPEHYRDAMDDIIGDYNIICPTMEFTKKFAQPGHNVFFYFFEHQSSKLPWPEWMGVMHGFEIEFVFGMPLERKANYTKAEEILSRTMLRYWASFAKTGTPNGTLPNGKRWPVFTSSEQQYLTLNTGTSEILTKLRAQQCRFWTAFFPKVLEMTGNTDEAEREWKAGFHRWNNYMSAWKNQFNDYTSKKERCADSN encoded by the exons gcaTCATGACTTGGAGAAATGGTAGAGATCTCTATACCAGGTTTCTTTTGTGGTTTCTTCTCTTGCATACGTTGGTCAGGAAGGTCATGGCTGAAGAGAACATCATTGCAACCAAGAAAGGCAGAGTCAGAGGGATGAacctgcaggtgctggggggAACTGTCACAGCTTTCCTTGGAATCCCTTATGGACAGCCCCCCCTTGGTAGGCTGAGATTTCAAAAACCTCTTCCTCGTGAGACGTGGTCGGACGTCTGGGACGCCACAAAACACGGGAACTCGTGTTACCAGGTTATAGACACAACTTACCCAGGATTTCCTGGGACAGAGATGTGGaacccaaaaaccaacctaAGTGAAGACTGCTTATACCTTAACGTCTGGGTTCCTTCTCCCAGACCCAAGAATGCAACAGTCATGGTGTGGATTTACGGGGGTGGCTTTGAGACTGGGTCAACCTCCCTGCCGGTCTACGACGGGAAGTTTCTGGCCAGGGTAGAAAGAGTCATTGTGGTTTCCATGAACTACAGGACTTCTGCATTTGGATTTTTGGCTTTACCAGGAAACCCAGAAGCTCCTGGGAATGCAGGTTTATTTGATCAAAGATTGGCACTCCAGTGGGTCCAGGAGAACATAGCAGCGTTTGGAGGCAATCCAAAAAGTGTGACTCTGTTTGGAGagagtgctggagcagcttcTGTAAACTACCATATCCTTTCTCCTGGAAGCCACCCTTTATTCACAAGAGCCATCATGCAAAGTGGATCTGCAAATGCCCCTTGGGCTGTGGTAACAGCATCTGAAGCCAGAAACAGAACAGTGACTTTAGCTAAACAACTCCAGTGTCCCACCAGCAACGAGACAGAGCTCGTTCTCTGCCTCCAAGACAAGGACCCAAAGGCTATAATGCAAAATGAACATTTTTGGGAAATGTATGACTCTCTTTTTCGAGTCTTTTTTTGTCCAACCGTGGATGGTGATTTTCTCTCTGACATGCCAGGAAAGTTGATTGAGGATGGACATTTCAAACAAACACAGATCTTAATTGGCGTTAATAAGGATGAAGGATCAGCATTTCTAGAACCTAAAGTCCCTGGATTTAGCAAGGATGGTGATGGGCTGATCAATAAAACACAATTTGAAGCAGCTTTAACACTGGCCTTCCCACAAGCAAGCCAACTTGCAATAGAATCCATCATTTTTCAGTACACAGACtgggaaaatgaggaaaagccAGAACATTACCGTGATGCCATGGATGATATTATTGGTGACTACAATATAATATGTCCCACAATGGAATTCACCAAAAAATTTGCCCAACCAGGTCACAACGTGTTCTTCTACTTCTTTGAACACCAATCTTCCAAACTTCCTTGGCCAGAGTGGATGGGAGTAATGCACGGGTTTGAGATCGAGTTTGTGTTTGGGATGCCcctagaaagaaaagcaaattacaCCAAAGCTGAAGAAATCTTAAGCAGGACCATGCTGAGATATTGGGCAAGTTTTGCAAAAACTGG AACTCCCAATGGGACCCTGCCTAATGGAAAAAGATGGCCAGTCTTCACCAGTTCTGAACAGCAATATTTGACATTAAATACTGGCACTTCAGAGATCCTGACAAAACTACGTGCTCAGCAGTGTAGATTCTGgactgcttttttccccaaagtccTGGAAATGACAG
- the BCHE gene encoding cholinesterase isoform X2, whose protein sequence is MTWRNGRDLYTRFLLWFLLLHTLVRKVMAEENIIATKKGRVRGMNLQVLGGTVTAFLGIPYGQPPLGRLRFQKPLPRETWSDVWDATKHGNSCYQVIDTTYPGFPGTEMWNPKTNLSEDCLYLNVWVPSPRPKNATVMVWIYGGGFETGSTSLPVYDGKFLARVERVIVVSMNYRTSAFGFLALPGNPEAPGNAGLFDQRLALQWVQENIAAFGGNPKSVTLFGESAGAASVNYHILSPGSHPLFTRAIMQSGSANAPWAVVTASEARNRTVTLAKQLQCPTSNETELVLCLQDKDPKAIMQNEHFWEMYDSLFRVFFCPTVDGDFLSDMPGKLIEDGHFKQTQILIGVNKDEGSAFLEPKVPGFSKDGDGLINKTQFEAALTLAFPQASQLAIESIIFQYTDWENEEKPEHYRDAMDDIIGDYNIICPTMEFTKKFAQPGHNVFFYFFEHQSSKLPWPEWMGVMHGFEIEFVFGMPLERKANYTKAEEILSRTMLRYWASFAKTGTPNGTLPNGKRWPVFTSSEQQYLTLNTGTSEILTKLRAQQCRFWTAFFPKVLEMTGNTDEAEREWKAGFHRWNNYMSAWKNQFNDYTSKKERCADSN, encoded by the exons ATGACTTGGAGAAATGGTAGAGATCTCTATACCAGGTTTCTTTTGTGGTTTCTTCTCTTGCATACGTTGGTCAGGAAGGTCATGGCTGAAGAGAACATCATTGCAACCAAGAAAGGCAGAGTCAGAGGGATGAacctgcaggtgctggggggAACTGTCACAGCTTTCCTTGGAATCCCTTATGGACAGCCCCCCCTTGGTAGGCTGAGATTTCAAAAACCTCTTCCTCGTGAGACGTGGTCGGACGTCTGGGACGCCACAAAACACGGGAACTCGTGTTACCAGGTTATAGACACAACTTACCCAGGATTTCCTGGGACAGAGATGTGGaacccaaaaaccaacctaAGTGAAGACTGCTTATACCTTAACGTCTGGGTTCCTTCTCCCAGACCCAAGAATGCAACAGTCATGGTGTGGATTTACGGGGGTGGCTTTGAGACTGGGTCAACCTCCCTGCCGGTCTACGACGGGAAGTTTCTGGCCAGGGTAGAAAGAGTCATTGTGGTTTCCATGAACTACAGGACTTCTGCATTTGGATTTTTGGCTTTACCAGGAAACCCAGAAGCTCCTGGGAATGCAGGTTTATTTGATCAAAGATTGGCACTCCAGTGGGTCCAGGAGAACATAGCAGCGTTTGGAGGCAATCCAAAAAGTGTGACTCTGTTTGGAGagagtgctggagcagcttcTGTAAACTACCATATCCTTTCTCCTGGAAGCCACCCTTTATTCACAAGAGCCATCATGCAAAGTGGATCTGCAAATGCCCCTTGGGCTGTGGTAACAGCATCTGAAGCCAGAAACAGAACAGTGACTTTAGCTAAACAACTCCAGTGTCCCACCAGCAACGAGACAGAGCTCGTTCTCTGCCTCCAAGACAAGGACCCAAAGGCTATAATGCAAAATGAACATTTTTGGGAAATGTATGACTCTCTTTTTCGAGTCTTTTTTTGTCCAACCGTGGATGGTGATTTTCTCTCTGACATGCCAGGAAAGTTGATTGAGGATGGACATTTCAAACAAACACAGATCTTAATTGGCGTTAATAAGGATGAAGGATCAGCATTTCTAGAACCTAAAGTCCCTGGATTTAGCAAGGATGGTGATGGGCTGATCAATAAAACACAATTTGAAGCAGCTTTAACACTGGCCTTCCCACAAGCAAGCCAACTTGCAATAGAATCCATCATTTTTCAGTACACAGACtgggaaaatgaggaaaagccAGAACATTACCGTGATGCCATGGATGATATTATTGGTGACTACAATATAATATGTCCCACAATGGAATTCACCAAAAAATTTGCCCAACCAGGTCACAACGTGTTCTTCTACTTCTTTGAACACCAATCTTCCAAACTTCCTTGGCCAGAGTGGATGGGAGTAATGCACGGGTTTGAGATCGAGTTTGTGTTTGGGATGCCcctagaaagaaaagcaaattacaCCAAAGCTGAAGAAATCTTAAGCAGGACCATGCTGAGATATTGGGCAAGTTTTGCAAAAACTGG AACTCCCAATGGGACCCTGCCTAATGGAAAAAGATGGCCAGTCTTCACCAGTTCTGAACAGCAATATTTGACATTAAATACTGGCACTTCAGAGATCCTGACAAAACTACGTGCTCAGCAGTGTAGATTCTGgactgcttttttccccaaagtccTGGAAATGACAG